TGGGCGAGGCTTTGCGTGAATCCGATGACGGCAAATTTTGAGGAGCAATAGGCCGCGAATCTGGCGATTCCGCGCAGTCCAGAGGTCGATGAGATGTTGATAATTTTGCCCCCGTTGTTCCGTTTGATGAGGTGGCGGACAACGGCGCGGGAACACAAGAAGGTGCCTTTGACATTTACGCGGTGAACGTGGTCGAATACGTCTTCTTCTAATTCGGCAACGGGTACGCGGTCCGGTCCGGCGGGGGCACCCGCGTTGTTGACGAGGATGTCGATTTTGCCAAAGCGCGCGCGTGCGGCTTGTACCATTTGTTCGACTTGTTCTGCGCTGGTTACATCGACTTCTGTTGCGAGAACCCGTCGTCCCATTGCTTCGATTTCTTCGATAACCGCGGGCAATCCAGCCCAGTCGCCGCGGGCATTTGCATTTATATCACAGATAACAATATCGGCACCTTCTCGCGCAAAACGCAGCGCTATTGCACGTCCGATACCGTGTTCACCTCCAGCACCGGTTATCAGGGCGACTTTGTTTTTGAGATTGGACATATTCTTCCTTTCGTGTGAAGTTGATGATGTCTATTATAGCAGGTGGAGGGTAAGAACGCAACAAGACAGAGAGGTTGTGTTATGGAATACACTGTTTTGTCAAAGACTGGTTCGACGCGCGGTACGGCGTATGGGATGAGTAATAAAATTATTACGCAGGAGGGCAAGACGCATGTGGTGTGGTTGGATCAGATTCACAAGACGTATGTGGCAACGTATTGTCACGAGGCTAAGGCGTGGAGCGATCCAGTTTTTGTGGCAGATGGGGTTGATAATCATGCGGGTGCGGCGATGACAATGGATTCGAAGGGGTTTCTCTATCTCGCGTTTGGTCCGCATCACAATCCGATGCAACACGCGGTGAGTGCATATCCCAATGATACGTCCAGGTGGAAGCTGCTTCCCCCGTTTGGCGGTGTGAATGCGACATATCCCAGTCTGGTGTGTGATGCGCGCGATGTGTTGCACGCGTGTTATCGGGGGGCGTATGAGCGCGAGCGGCCCTGGGGCTTGTTTTATCAGCAGCGGTCTGTGGATGGGGATTGGACAGTGCCGGTGAAGCTGGTCGATCCTCAGGGACCACCGGCTTATGTGCATCTTGAGAATTGTATCCACATTGAGGGCGATGTGCTGTATTTGTCTTTTCATCTGGCGCGGAGCAATGAGGATAATCCAGGAGATACAAAGGGCCGCGGTTTTGGCATTATGCGGTCACGCGATTGGGGTGAGACCTGGGAGACTGTGGCGGGGGAGAGGCTCGACTTGCCCGTGACGCCGGATTCTCCGTGTGTGATTGAATACAGCGATGGGTTCGATATTCGCATTGGCAATGTGGTGACCTGTGCGGGCGATGTGGTGCTTTTTACGTTGAACCGGCGAGAGGGCGAGTTTGAGGAGACGTTTTTGTATCGTTGGCAAAAGGGGAAGTGGGAGCGCAAGTCTTTTTTGCCTTTGGCTGAGAAAGTTTTTGGGACATGTGCGATGTCTGATCGGTGTGTGTTGAGTGTGTCAAAGGATGGGGTGCTGTACGCGGCGGGTGTGGTGTGTAAGCGCGGCGGGCATTGGGCCGATCCGACAAATGCGATTGTGTTGTTTATATCGCGGGA
Above is a genomic segment from Gemmatimonadota bacterium containing:
- a CDS encoding 3-oxoacyl-ACP reductase FabG, whose translation is MSNLKNKVALITGAGGEHGIGRAIALRFAREGADIVICDINANARGDWAGLPAVIEEIEAMGRRVLATEVDVTSAEQVEQMVQAARARFGKIDILVNNAGAPAGPDRVPVAELEEDVFDHVHRVNVKGTFLCSRAVVRHLIKRNNGGKIINISSTSGLRGIARFAAYCSSKFAVIGFTQSLAHEMGPYGIQVNAICPGLIETERLHGIASGLKPSGTSIEDFRAQMVERSSQNNPLGRIGQPEDVANVAAFLASPDGDYMTGQAISISGGAAMVH